cacaatataGAATTATGATCtttttggataaacagcttattttCAGCTTATAACATAATCGTTTATCATATTAGTAGTGCTTATgaataagctattttcataacacaagataaaatgaagtcaaactgttttcgtATAATCTATAAGCTGTTTTGATAACTTTTTCCTGGAGAGCTTAtcgaaataagctgaaaacaactcaTGAACATGTCACCATATGTGCTTATGCTAATAGGTGAGTtcaaataagctaatccaaagaGACCCATAGTTGGATTGGAGTTTGTTAAAGGTAGTTGCGAGTTGATTACAATGAGTGTATGACACACTTTTTGTGATCTTAACTAAGCTAACTGATCTTAATCAACTTGAAATTAATTCTAACCAACTTGCAATTGCCTTTAATAAATTTCAACTAATTTTAACTAATTTGTGTGTGTATTCTTTTGCTTGAATTCtacatattttatttcaaatcctTAATCATAATTTACTGCTTGTCTTTCTGGTTTGTGTGTTGATGCAAAAGACGTCAAAAGTAATGCAAAGGAGACTATTGAGCGGACACGGAAACCTCTCAGTCCGTcacaaaaaattatcaaaggTTAACACTGGTATCATTATTTTCAGAATTTGGCTCCTAAACGTTGTGAAAATATGTTTGCGCTTTTAGAATATTCTTGTTGAGTGTTTAAGAGTTCAAACTATTATGGTATAATGCATATCTTCAAAGTACAAAAAGAAGATTAGCGTGTCCACAGTTTCATGGGAAGTGTTTGTGTATTTTTGCTCCTATTTGTTATATATAGGTGTTTCTTATCAACTTATTCCTTATGCAGTTTTGTGTCATTGTTCTACAGTGCTACAAGCGAAGATGATAGTTGATTAGCTGTAGCCTCTAGGACATGCACATTATGATCTGCAGTGCAGTATAGTTGTATAATTAGTATGGTTGTAACATTGCAGAATTTAAGAATAAGAAGAGAGAAATTCTTAAGTACGAGTCACCAAAGATCAGTCATGAAACACCAAAACCTAGTACAACAGGTTAGTGTCATTCTGGTTTGGAGAAAGTCTAACCTAGGCACAACCACACCACTTTATtgttaggcacactcacataaagatgaaaaaaattaataaaaaatgacattGATTGAtgaaacaataatatttttattttaatttattaaatttgtgTTTGTGTGCCtaagtaaaatttatttgtgGTTGTGCCTATAGAAGAATGCCTCTCTGGTTTGATCCTGCTCTGCATAccttttaattttactttttttcctcttccatTCTGGTGCAAAAAATGGAAATGCAATATAGATTCTGCCTATTTACTCTCTCTTAAATTCAAAGTCGAGATACAAAGTGAACCTGACAGTATGTTGTAGGACATAATGTGTTAGAAACTTCCTTTTTTGGTATATCTATCTTCTAACTATCCAGATTTTTTTCTATATCCAATTAGAGTGGCAAGTTCTATACACCAGTCAAATGACTCAGAAGGCAAAGAAGTACCATGATGGTTTTGTAGAACTTGTTTTTTCCGGATCTCGAGGGGCACAGGTTAACTTTCAAATGTCTATTTCTTTTATAGAAAATCAATATATGCGCTGATTTCAGGATATGATTGGTGAGGTCATTTTAATAGATACACCCttaatcatttttttgtttgttatccTTCTTGTATTATGGTTATTAGCATGCTTGGATTAGCGAAAATATTAGGGAAAATAGAACTCACAGTAATATTTTGACTACAAGCTATTTGGACACAATACCTGGTAATACAAACCAACACTAAATGTCCTTACAAGTATTTAGATATCAGTTGCAGTCCGGGTTAGATGAAGTGCTCAATAAATAGTCTATTCTCCCCTTTTCTCAATATTTCAGGTCACAATGTTTGATGCATGCTGGAAACCTTTAGAATAGATGACAGTGATTTTTTATTACAGGCTATTTTGAATACAAAATATGCTGATCCAAACACTTAACATCATTTCAACTTGTTTTCATAATTGTTTgtagttttcttttttatccAAACTGGCTCTAAATGCTAAATGTCCTAGTTGTAGTCAGGATTGTATGAGGGGTTTAATAAATGGTTattctttcatcttctttctaTATTTCAGGTTAGGCTGTTTGATGCAAACAGGAATCTCTTAGATAGCAGGTTTCTTAAGAAAGATGACGTAATTAAACCTGGTGAATCAGTTGCATTTGATACATATTTGGTTGACATTAGTGAGGATCAAGGAAGTCATACACCAGATTCCATTGTTAAGGGAGGCAATTGTACTAATGTACAAAGAATACAAAAGATAGACAGACAGCAAACTTCTCTGGACAATGATACCCATGTAACTGTTGGAAAACGTGGTTAGTTGACAGTTCTTGTGTTTTGAAATATGTTGAATTTGGCTGGACACTTATGGATTTCACTAGCATTTCATATTTCCAATCAATTCTAGTTACACTATAACTTTCGTCCTTGTTACTCAGTTCTGTTATTTATAGCTGTTTTAAAAGTGTAGAGTCTGCATGCGCAAGTCACTGATGTGATTTGGTTAATGAGTTGAATATGCATATAGTTATTCTGTTTAATGACACCATTTGGAACTAAAATACATAATTTACACCAGATCTTACATTTGAATGGTGATAATCTTCCCAATAACTGTTTCAAGTAACACAACACTGTGTTAACTGAGTTTCAAATAATCAATTTACAAAGTCTTAAAATTTAAACTGATATTACATACAACATTCCGTGAACATATATATGGCTGTATAGTTTTATCATCAATCAACCGGAACCAATATGTCAATCAATTAATGGGCCCTGTTCTTTCTGTTTTACGGATTCCTTCCTGCTTGTGTATGTTCAGTTTCCTTTGGTCCTTAATTGCTGTATTTGTTTTCTGCCTTGATTATCTTCagttttttcatcttcattatGTGTTCTGGCTTCACTTGTATATCTCTTTTCAATGTAGAATGGCATGTCCTATACACAACACAATTAACTCAAAAAGCAAAGAAGTTTCATGATGGCTTTTTACAACTAGAATTGTGTGGATCCCTTGGGCGGCAGGTCAATTTTTTCACTTGCTATAATTTTCATTTCCCTCCTTGTATTGCCATGTGTTTCTTTCACTCCCATCTTTTAATAACAATAGATCTGATTTAAACAAGCAAACATATGTTAAATTTATTAGTTACTCTCCTTTTAATGTTCTCTTTCCAGGTCATACTGTATGATTTGAGCAAAAGACCTCTAGAACGCAGGTTTCTAAAGAAAGATGAAGTTATAAGAGCTGGCgaattattatattttgctGGACATTTAGTTGATGTCGGAGAACCTGAAGGTAGTCATCAATCTCCGGTGAAGTTGAGTGAACGAGGGACTGGTGGCGAAAATGTTGTTGAGAAGAGACAACTAAGACATGGAGAAAAGACCTGTCACAAGCTCTATCCATCTACTGCTAAAGGTTAGTCCTTAGTTATTAAGAAGTTTCTGCAAGTTAGCGTATGGTTGTACAGTTCTGTACTTCTGTGCTTGTAATTTGATTGTTTTGAACTTATtatcttctatttttttgcaTACCAGGGTCTCATTAAGAGATGACATATATTTCcattgtattatattttttgctcATTTGGTTTTTATGTGTGTTCTTAAGCTCAGTCTTGTCCCTATAAAAACTTCTGTCTTGTCTTAAATGTTACCAGATATCTCAGAAATtgaatgcaaaaaaataaatataaaataataaccaGTTAGAAGCAGAAAGAACCCCTCCTTAAATACAGACCTTCAAATCAGTGAAATTGTAAGCGAGAAGGAATCTAAGAATATGGAAATAATTCTCaaaaatcacaataataaacACCTAATCTGGCTCTAGAAATAAAAAAGACTGTTTGAATAGCATGGTTTGATATGATTTAGCAATTTACTTAAGGTTTCATGTGGTAAATCACAAATAACTTCAAATTGTGCTAGACATGCATGAATTAATGCGATTAATAATTTAGTATCACCAATTTGTATCACATGATTCAagtttgaatgatttttttcttacttGTTTTAACCAATTCTCATCAAAATATTggataatcaaataaaattaatttgataaatGACAACAAACTAAAGACGTGCTATTGGTATTGGGTGCACCCTGATAACCACAAGCAGGAATCATGTCTTGAATGAGATGTCAACAGGTTTTGATTTTTCACTCTCATCTGTATATGGTTATACCATGcagaacaacaaccttcaagcAGGCCTTGTCTTCGGAAAGATGCAGGCTTGAACTCTCATTTTTCAGTGATAGAAGAGATAAAATCAAACAAGACAGTAGTCAAGCCTTCATGCGAAGGTTTGTACCTCTGGCCTCGACTCTAATATtgcataatcaaataaaattaatttgttaaacaaaaaaaaaaaacaaaaaactaaagaCATGCTATTGGTATTGGGTGCACCCTGATAACCATGAGCAGGAATCATGTCTCAATGAGATGTCGACAGGTTTTGATTTTTCACTCTCATCTGTTTATGGTTATACATGCAGGACAACCTTCGAGCAGACCTTCTCTTCGCCAAGATGCAGGCTTGAGCTCTCATTTTGCAGTGATAGAAGAGATAAAATCAAACAAGACAGTTCCAGTAGTCAAGCCTTTACACGATGGTTTGTACTTGGTACCTCTGGCCTCGACTCTAATCGTCATGTTCCTGTTTGCATTACTTCTTTCTCCCTCCTCTAGTAGGAAACTTGTCTGGGGGTAGGCTCTGAACAGGTTATGATTTTTCACTCATCTATTTATGGCATATCATGCAGGACAACCTCCGAGCCGGCCTTGTTTTCGGCAAGATACAGACTTGAACTCTCAATTTGCCGGGATAGAAGCGATAAAATCAAACAAGACAGTCCCAGTAGTCAAGCCTTTACGTGATGGTCCGTACCTCTGGCCTATATTGAGTTACATACTCATACTAGTATTGGCATCTCTAATATTACATAATGAAGggaaaaaataatatcaaaatataaCTTGGTGAATGGTGATAATATGCATTATCAACTGCGAAGTAAGATACTCCCTCAGTCTCAAAAAGATTGTCTTTTAAGGTTGTttcacacatattaaaaaatgtaatgatgttgttaaaagaaataatatttttactaaattaccccTATTAGTTATAGGTTTGTTTCCTTGGGAATAATGCATATAGTAATTATTAGGGGTACAATTGGAAAGTATTACATTGAAAAGTGagaatgacaattattttgagacaaaattttattcctaaagtaacaattattttgggacggagggagtacattatAAACTGCCTAAGGTAAAATTGGATCATCCTGATCATTCTGTGACAAAGAGACACAGGCATCCATGCCTGTGATATGACATGGGACTCTTCATCAACACTGCTGATCTCAATTTCATATGTCACTCAACTATTTGTCTGTCACTTCATCAACATAGGCTGATTTCTGGTTTCTGTGCAGTTAATCAAATATTGTTCTTTTTACAAGACCCTAAGCCTCATGACTGTTATGTGAAAGGTTAGACACGTAACCTGGTTAGATATCAAGCTCTCTTGAGGTAATAATTTAGTCACTATGCTGGATTTCTATAGGTGGCCGATCTCCCAATAGGTCATATCAAAATATTCTGGATAGGGAATCAACGGAGACTGTGATATCCCCTgatattgcatctaccaaaggCAAGTCATGATGGATTtcttgctcttttttttttttttggacaatcTTAGTAGctttgttttgacttttgagatTTCAGTAGCACCATCAACACTGCTTAATTTGGGTTCTGCAGCAGCATGTGATGGTGGTAGTTTCCAGTTTAGAGAGAACGTCAAAATGTCCAACCAGGtctactctctctctctctctctctgtttgCATTATCTATAGGTGTCATTTCATATAATTTCTTTCTGTGGTGGATCAGACGTCATCATAACACAACTATTTTATCTCTTGTTCTTAGAGGATTGGTCAGTGTGTTTAAAAATTAAGTGTTAAATGAAAAGTAAGATTTTTAATGTCACTTTctatttcttgatttttttaacaagcatCCAAGAGCACAATCATTAGGATTGAATAGAAAATAGTGGCTACAAGAATGCAGAATCTGAGGCATTAGTTTCATATAGTTGAGGACTTTTATCCGGCATTGTTTGGCACCTGGAGAAAAGGACTTTTGCTCAATGAATTTTGTCTATTTTATAAATACTAATGAAATATCTACAGATGTCTCAAATTTATATATGTGGTTATGAAATTGTATATGTAGCCCTACTCAGACAAGAAAGCTCAGGAAAATATCAATGAGGCAGATTTTGACTTATTAATATCAAGTCCGGGTGGTCATTCTTCTTGCCCCATTTCCAATGAAGGAGAGACTGCTGAGGAGTTCTCGCATGAAAGGGAAGCATTCCCAAGCTTTGACCTTGGATTTTGACGGGCAATGCATCTTAGAagtatgtatatattattttccTTATCACTTAAGGAGTTAAGGAAGGCTACCATCCTAGATGTTTTTATGTTCCTGCTGCAACCTTTTGGTATACGGCATATACCTTATATCACATAATCATTAAGATTGAAATGACAAAAGAAACATTTCCCATCTATTTGTCTGCTGAATTAGACATGCTATTTGTCTATATTAGAAATGACAAAAGGATGGAAGAGTTGTGATAGTCCCGCGGCCAAGCAACACATTGTTATGTGCATCTGCTGGGTACAAATCCAAATCCCGGTAGCCTCCCTTTGCATtttgccatttaaaaaaaaaaaaaaaaaaggaagaagcAAAAGCTTCAATGTTAGTGTAAGGGTATGTtgggtaaaaataagctataagctagctaaTAGCTGATAAACTAGCTtgtagctgaaaaactagcttatagctgatagctgaaaaactagctaattgaaattaaagtgttttgtaaaattagcttttgaagtagttaataaatattaaatgacataattgatagtgggtaatttattttttagagtgtggttattaaattaaagggtaaaaatggaataaagtgtaaaaagctataagctataagctcaaacgctacttgaaataacatctgacaaaaaactataagctagtaaaaaaagcttgttaccaaatacctctaattttttgaaacaagcttataagctcatataataagctataagctagcttatttgtgttatcaAACACAACCTAAATGACTATTAAACCATGCATTTGAACTTCTGAGTATACAAGGTTATTGCCCGACTTAAAATTAATCCATACAGGTTATAATTCTAATATTGAACTTTATGGAATTCTGAGTTCTGACTTGCAACCAATACTTTATTCAGTTTAAAGTGGAAAACAGTCGATTAGCAGTCTGATTTTCATTATCAAACAAGCATGAACAATGCGTTATGCATGTCGTCGAAGCATCCAACAATAGCATGCTTAGTAGTATTAGACCGTAGTTCGTGTTTGATCCATGTCacttttacattaatatttaaaaaattggatCGAAGAATTGTTAGTTCAGTTGAACCaaaagttagttagttagttaataTTCACCCATTCTAATAAAATTGGATTGAATTGGGTTGAgttcttattttttataattattttttaatacttgttattttttaaaatttatttattacgGTAGTTATTAAGTtcaattgtagttttttttttttaaatgtgacTTGAAAATTTAcccggattttttttttgataagcgaAAATTTACCCGGATTGATCTCAtgtctaattttttaaaattgttttgtttcaattttatttttatttttttcaaaaaaagtttAAAGTTATATTTggtatatactatatagtttgataaatttagtgttccaaacacaaaaaaataaaatataaaataaataaagatttatGACAAACAT
This portion of the Trifolium pratense cultivar HEN17-A07 linkage group LG3, ARS_RC_1.1, whole genome shotgun sequence genome encodes:
- the LOC123915614 gene encoding uncharacterized protein LOC123915614 isoform X3; translation: MSDSKKRWTVTYTKHVKQKRKVYQDGFLVLNVSTGKLSLYDECEKLLECRILKNDEIVESGESLTFNSHLVDIGSLEGENKPQPHLNVDIKQKNVSRFRTTDVKSNAKETIERTRKPLSPSQKIIKEWQVLYTSQMTQKAKKYHDGFVELVFSGSRGAQVRLFDANRNLLDSRFLKKDDVIKPGESVAFDTYLVDISEDQGSHTPDSIVKGGNCTNVQRIQKIDRQQTSLDNDTHVTVGKREWHVLYTTQLTQKAKKFHDGFLQLELCGSLGRQVILYDLSKRPLERRFLKKDEVIRAGELLYFAGHLVDVGEPEGSHQSPVKLSERGTGGENVVEKRQLRHGEKTCHKLYPSTAKEQQPSSRPCLRKDAGLNSHFSVIEEIKSNKTVVKPSCEGQPSSRPSLRQDAGLSSHFAVIEEIKSNKTVPVVKPLHDGQPPSRPCFRQDTDLNSQFAGIEAIKSNKTVPVVKPLRDVNQILFFLQDPKPHDCYVKGGRSPNRSYQNILDRESTETVISPDIASTKVAPSTLLNLGSAAACDGGSFQFRENVKMSNQPYSDKKAQENINEADFDLLISSPGGHSSCPISNEGETAEEFSHEREAFPSFDLGF
- the LOC123915614 gene encoding uncharacterized protein LOC123915614 isoform X4, with amino-acid sequence MSDSKKRWTVTYTKHVKQKRKVYQDGFLVLNVSTGKLSLYDECEKLLECRILKNDEIVESGESLTFNSHLVDIGSLEGENKPQPHLNVDIKQKNVSRFRTTDVKSNAKETIERTRKPLSPSQKIIKEFKNKKREILKYESPKISHETPKPSTTEWQVLYTSQMTQKAKKYHDGFVELVFSGSRGAQVRLFDANRNLLDSRFLKKDDVIKPGESVAFDTYLVDISEDQGSHTPDSIVKGGNCTNVQRIQKIDRQQTSLDNDTHVTVGKREWHVLYTTQLTQKAKKFHDGFLQLELCGSLGRQVILYDLSKRPLERRFLKKDEVIRAGELLYFAGHLVDVGEPEGSHQSPVKLSERGTGGENVVEKRQLRHGEKTCHKLYPSTAKGQPSSRPSLRQDAGLSSHFAVIEEIKSNKTVPVVKPLHDGQPPSRPCFRQDTDLNSQFAGIEAIKSNKTVPVVKPLRDVNQILFFLQDPKPHDCYVKGGRSPNRSYQNILDRESTETVISPDIASTKVAPSTLLNLGSAAACDGGSFQFRENVKMSNQPYSDKKAQENINEADFDLLISSPGGHSSCPISNEGETAEEFSHEREAFPSFDLGF
- the LOC123915614 gene encoding uncharacterized protein LOC123915614 isoform X2; this encodes MSDSKKRWTVTYTKHVKQKRKVYQDGFLVLNVSTGKLSLYDECEKLLECRILKNDEIVESGESLTFNSHLVDIGSLEGENKPQPHLNVDIKQKNVSRFRTTDVKSNAKETIERTRKPLSPSQKIIKEFKNKKREILKYESPKISHETPKPSTTEWQVLYTSQMTQKAKKYHDGFVELVFSGSRGAQVRLFDANRNLLDSRFLKKDDVIKPGESVAFDTYLVDISEDQGSHTPDSIVKGGNCTNVQRIQKIDRQQTSLDNDTHVTVGKREWHVLYTTQLTQKAKKFHDGFLQLELCGSLGRQVILYDLSKRPLERRFLKKDEVIRAGELLYFAGHLVDVGEPEGSHQSPVKLSERGTGGENVVEKRQLRHGEKTCHKLYPSTAKEQQPSSRPCLRKDAGLNSHFSVIEEIKSNKTVVKPSCEGQPSSRPSLRQDAGLSSHFAVIEEIKSNKTVPVVKPLHDGQPPSRPCFRQDTDLNSQFAGIEAIKSNKTVPVVKPLRDVNQILFFLQDPKPHDCYVKGGRSPNRSYQNILDRESTETVISPDIASTKAACDGGSFQFRENVKMSNQPYSDKKAQENINEADFDLLISSPGGHSSCPISNEGETAEEFSHEREAFPSFDLGF
- the LOC123915614 gene encoding uncharacterized protein LOC123915614 isoform X1 produces the protein MSDSKKRWTVTYTKHVKQKRKVYQDGFLVLNVSTGKLSLYDECEKLLECRILKNDEIVESGESLTFNSHLVDIGSLEGENKPQPHLNVDIKQKNVSRFRTTDVKSNAKETIERTRKPLSPSQKIIKEFKNKKREILKYESPKISHETPKPSTTEWQVLYTSQMTQKAKKYHDGFVELVFSGSRGAQVRLFDANRNLLDSRFLKKDDVIKPGESVAFDTYLVDISEDQGSHTPDSIVKGGNCTNVQRIQKIDRQQTSLDNDTHVTVGKREWHVLYTTQLTQKAKKFHDGFLQLELCGSLGRQVILYDLSKRPLERRFLKKDEVIRAGELLYFAGHLVDVGEPEGSHQSPVKLSERGTGGENVVEKRQLRHGEKTCHKLYPSTAKEQQPSSRPCLRKDAGLNSHFSVIEEIKSNKTVVKPSCEGQPSSRPSLRQDAGLSSHFAVIEEIKSNKTVPVVKPLHDGQPPSRPCFRQDTDLNSQFAGIEAIKSNKTVPVVKPLRDVNQILFFLQDPKPHDCYVKGGRSPNRSYQNILDRESTETVISPDIASTKVAPSTLLNLGSAAACDGGSFQFRENVKMSNQPYSDKKAQENINEADFDLLISSPGGHSSCPISNEGETAEEFSHEREAFPSFDLGF